The Mycobacterium seoulense genomic interval TGCTCCGGCCTGGTGTTCACCGCCGTCGCCGCGGTGACCGCGCAGTTGTCGCCGAGCGCACGATCCGCCCGCGGTGCCGCATTCGCGGTCCTGGCGGCCGCGTTCACGCTGCGCGCCCTCGGTGACGCCGGTTCCGGCGCGCTGTCGTGGCTCTCGCCGCTGGGGTGGTCGCTGCAAGTCCGGCCCTACGCGGGTGACCACTGGGCGGTCCTGGCGCTGCATCTGGCGACGACCGTCGCGCTCACCGCGGTGGCGTATCGGCTGCTCGCCGGCCGCGACGTCGGCGCCGGGCTCTTCGCCGAACGCCCCGGTCCGGGCTCCGCCGCGCCGGCGCTGGGCCACGTGTTCGGGCTGGCGTGGCGGTTGGATCGCGGCGCCCTCCTGCTGTGGACGGTGGGGCTCTGCCTCTATGGCGTTCTGATGGGCAGCGTGGTGCACGGCATCGGCGACGAGCTCGGCAACAGCAACGCCGCGCGCGACATCGTCGTCCGGATGGGCGGCACCAGCGCTTTGGCGGAAGCGTTCATCGCCGTCGCGTTCACCATGCTGGGCATGGCGGCTGCCGCCTTCGCCGTCTCGCTGACACTGCGGTTACACCAGGAGGAAACGGGCCAGCGGGCCGAAACGACCCTGGCCGGCGCGGTCTCGAGAACCCGTTGGCTGGCAAGCCACCTGCTGGCGGCGCTGCTCGGATCCGCGGCGGCGATGCTGGTCAGCGGCCTGGCCGGCGGACTCGTGTACGGCGCCGCCGCCGGCGACGTCGGCGGCAAGGTGGCCGTCGTGGTGGGAAGCGCGGCCGTTCAGCTGCCCGCCGTCTGGCTGCTGTCCGCGGTGACGGTCGCGTTGTTCGGTCTCGCACCGCGGTTCACGCCGGTGGCCTGGGGCGTGCTGGTCGGCTTCATCGCCTTGTACCTGATCGGTTCGCTGGCCGGGTTCCCGCAGTGGGTGCTCGACCTAGAACCGTTCGCGCACATTCCCCGGGTGGGCGCGAGTTTCACCGGTGTGCCGTTGGTTTGGTTGTTGGCCATTGACACCGGACTGATTACGCTCGGTGTCATGGCTTTCCGACGCCGCGATCTGCGCAGCTAGGAGCGTTGTGAAAACCGGTATTCGCGTGGCGGCGACATCTGTCTGGGGGATCCTCTCTTTCGGTGTGATCCTCTTCTTACCGGCCGGCACGTTCCATTA includes:
- a CDS encoding ABC transporter permease — protein: MSTATLDRSHRPAHPAPPRRPNFAGTLAMLRLYLRRDRISLPLWVLLLSVPLATVYVGSIEKVYPTQAARAGFAASIMASPAQRALYGQVYNDSLGAVGIWKAGMFHLLISVAVILTVIRHTRADEEAGRTELLDSTAVGRYASLSAALLLSFGASIATGVIGAAGLLTTDVAPGGSLAFGAALACSGLVFTAVAAVTAQLSPSARSARGAAFAVLAAAFTLRALGDAGSGALSWLSPLGWSLQVRPYAGDHWAVLALHLATTVALTAVAYRLLAGRDVGAGLFAERPGPGSAAPALGHVFGLAWRLDRGALLLWTVGLCLYGVLMGSVVHGIGDELGNSNAARDIVVRMGGTSALAEAFIAVAFTMLGMAAAAFAVSLTLRLHQEETGQRAETTLAGAVSRTRWLASHLLAALLGSAAAMLVSGLAGGLVYGAAAGDVGGKVAVVVGSAAVQLPAVWLLSAVTVALFGLAPRFTPVAWGVLVGFIALYLIGSLAGFPQWVLDLEPFAHIPRVGASFTGVPLVWLLAIDTGLITLGVMAFRRRDLRS